A part of Ignavibacteriota bacterium genomic DNA contains:
- a CDS encoding insulinase family protein yields MQTLRVDLPITEYRLSNGLHVILHPDPSVPVVAVEVMYHVGSKNESPGHTGLAHLFEHMMFKGSEHVPDGEHFHRLQAVGGQVNGSTNEDRTNYYELVPADQLELALFLESDRMGALLPALSQEKLDNQRDVVRNERRQSYENQPYGLAHETLMAALYPPGYPHHWPVIGSMDDLAAASLDDVRAFFHTYYAPDNACLVLAGNFQAEQARAMIERYFGPIPSHGEPPRPAIGPGVLASPRTIELPDAVQLPRLYMAWHGAPWNTREDILLDVFTDVLSSGKNSRLYRSLVVDQQCAQSVITYHHGLERTGRLVIQITPRTGHTIDDVRASAMAVVHEILAHGPEQREVEKSITMNLSQHIHGLSGMLHRADAMATYHTLGGSAQLLNTYPERYLGITPEEVRLCADRVLSHPAVTLTVVPQKDGRA; encoded by the coding sequence ATGCAGACACTGCGCGTCGACCTCCCGATAACCGAATACCGCCTTTCCAACGGACTGCACGTCATTCTCCATCCCGATCCTTCCGTCCCGGTGGTCGCCGTCGAAGTGATGTATCACGTCGGATCCAAGAACGAATCTCCCGGACACACCGGCCTCGCCCACCTCTTCGAACATATGATGTTCAAAGGGTCGGAGCATGTTCCGGACGGTGAGCACTTCCACCGGCTGCAGGCGGTGGGTGGACAGGTAAACGGTTCCACCAATGAGGACCGGACGAACTATTACGAACTCGTGCCGGCCGACCAGCTCGAGCTCGCGCTTTTTCTTGAATCGGACAGGATGGGTGCCCTGTTGCCTGCACTCTCCCAGGAGAAGCTCGACAACCAGCGTGATGTCGTGCGGAACGAACGGCGGCAGAGCTACGAGAACCAGCCGTACGGGCTTGCGCACGAAACACTGATGGCGGCACTGTATCCGCCCGGGTATCCCCATCACTGGCCGGTGATCGGATCGATGGACGACCTTGCTGCCGCCAGCCTTGACGACGTGCGGGCCTTCTTTCACACGTACTACGCACCGGACAACGCATGCCTGGTGCTGGCAGGTAATTTCCAGGCCGAACAGGCCCGCGCAATGATCGAGCGATATTTCGGTCCGATACCATCGCATGGCGAACCGCCGCGGCCGGCGATCGGGCCCGGCGTGCTCGCATCGCCACGCACGATCGAACTGCCGGATGCGGTGCAGCTCCCCCGCCTCTACATGGCATGGCATGGCGCCCCCTGGAACACGCGCGAGGATATCCTTCTCGATGTCTTCACCGATGTCCTCAGTTCCGGAAAGAACTCGCGCTTGTACAGGTCGCTGGTCGTGGATCAGCAATGCGCGCAGTCGGTGATCACCTATCACCACGGCCTTGAACGCACCGGCCGCCTGGTCATCCAGATCACGCCGCGGACCGGCCACACCATCGACGACGTGCGTGCGTCGGCCATGGCCGTTGTTCACGAGATCCTCGCCCATGGCCCGGAGCAACGCGAGGTCGAGAAGTCCATCACGATGAACCTCTCCCAGCACATCCACGGGCTCTCCGGCATGCTGCACCGTGCCGATGCGATGGCAACGTATCATACACTGGGCGGGTCGGCGCAGTTGCTGAACACCTATCCCGAACGATACCTGGGCATCACACCGGAAGAGGTACGGCTCTGCGCGGATCGCGTCCTCTCGCACCCCGCGGTCACACTCACCGTTGTACCGCAGAAGGACGGGCGCGCATGA
- a CDS encoding GWxTD domain-containing protein yields the protein MHRRSAAMLLCVASFLGGCSNWYDTGTTPRSAGYRPGYPSFDVECVPQVTEGRSGLDVHLRTVTPTLTFLKVEGGFSARLLVQVRVMELDGETQVAEAAWPETLTVASYPETQSHPPLHIRRFVPVAAGEYRVRVQIEDLATGKTGDRVPSVVVPRVIEGDPSLGGLVLSRRVAGGDLEPVVGFHLPASRETLFASAPAINVPTGTPLRVEYTICRYVTDTLRATAPYLFMPTMTAMERKRIFPQSIDTVLVARETRNLGADGRVLDDPLPPLGRGVYQMALYVRGPGQDTTEASAAGAIKYFAVVGPSFPRPVLVKDLVDASGYLAYRHEQAALDTLRDQEELRTAFDRFWLSMTRDKRRAVRLMRTFFARIEEANRLFSSYKEGWKTDRGMVYAVFGPPESVEKRPESEVWYYNFPGPYQGNVFEFRRVFFAPAKLAIEEYLLRRSPVYEASWDRMVQKWREGEVY from the coding sequence ATGCATCGTCGCAGTGCCGCCATGCTCCTCTGCGTGGCATCGTTCCTTGGAGGATGTTCGAACTGGTATGATACGGGAACGACGCCTCGCTCGGCGGGATACCGGCCGGGGTATCCGTCGTTCGACGTGGAATGCGTGCCCCAGGTGACGGAAGGGCGATCCGGGTTGGACGTGCATCTCCGTACGGTCACCCCGACCCTCACGTTCCTGAAGGTCGAGGGCGGATTCTCGGCGCGGCTGCTGGTCCAGGTCCGGGTGATGGAACTGGACGGTGAGACCCAGGTGGCGGAAGCCGCCTGGCCGGAAACGTTGACCGTAGCCAGTTATCCCGAGACCCAGTCTCATCCGCCGCTGCACATCCGCAGATTTGTCCCCGTCGCGGCGGGGGAGTACAGGGTCAGGGTACAGATCGAAGACCTTGCGACCGGGAAGACCGGAGACCGTGTGCCCTCGGTGGTGGTGCCGCGGGTGATCGAAGGTGATCCATCCCTCGGTGGTCTCGTGTTGTCCCGGCGTGTCGCAGGGGGAGACCTCGAACCGGTGGTCGGGTTTCATTTGCCTGCTTCGCGTGAGACGCTGTTCGCGAGCGCTCCGGCGATCAATGTACCCACAGGGACGCCGCTCCGGGTAGAGTACACGATATGCCGTTACGTGACCGATACGCTCCGCGCGACCGCGCCGTATCTGTTCATGCCGACGATGACCGCGATGGAGCGGAAGCGGATCTTTCCGCAGAGCATCGACACGGTTCTGGTCGCGCGGGAGACCAGGAACCTCGGTGCGGATGGACGTGTTCTTGATGACCCGCTTCCGCCTCTTGGCCGCGGCGTGTATCAGATGGCGCTGTATGTCCGGGGGCCAGGGCAGGACACCACGGAGGCGTCGGCCGCAGGCGCGATCAAGTATTTTGCAGTTGTCGGCCCCTCGTTTCCGCGGCCGGTGCTCGTGAAGGACCTGGTCGATGCATCAGGATATCTCGCGTACAGGCACGAACAGGCGGCATTGGACACCCTGCGCGACCAGGAGGAATTGCGTACTGCCTTCGATCGGTTCTGGTTGTCGATGACGCGCGACAAGCGCCGCGCAGTGCGGCTGATGCGCACATTTTTCGCAAGGATCGAGGAGGCGAACCGGCTCTTCTCGAGTTACAAAGAGGGATGGAAGACGGACCGGGGGATGGTGTATGCCGTCTTCGGCCCGCCGGAGAGTGTGGAGAAAAGACCGGAGTCGGAGGTGTGGTATTACAACTTCCCCGGGCCCTACCAGGGGAATGTTTTCGAATTCCGCCGCGTCTTCTTTGCGCCGGCGAAGCTGGCGATCGAGGAGTACCTCCTGCGGCGGAGCCCGGTGTATGAGGCCTCATGGGATCGAATGGTGCAGAAGTGGCGAGAGGGAGAGGTGTACTGA
- the dusB gene encoding tRNA dihydrouridine synthase DusB, translated as MKIGNVMIERGLLLAPMEDVTDLPFRLICKEMGADLMYTEFVNSDGLVRGNEKTRKKMAFLEQERPIGIQIYGGNIDAMEGAARAAESFNPDLIDINAGCWVRDVALRGAGAGLLRDLPRLEQLVNTVVKAVRTPVTLKTRLGWDAQSIRIVDVAKMCEQSGIAALTVHCRTRDQGHKGGVDYSWIPRIKEAVSIPVILNGDVVTPEDVQNAFTSTGCDAVMIGRGAINNPWIFRQAKHFMATGTLLPEPTLEERVDLLKKHLHLAVEHKGERTGVIELRKHYSGFLRGLPHVSKIRTELMQFTEAEPILQHLTAFLEYYSPGAPAGPA; from the coding sequence ATGAAGATCGGTAATGTGATGATCGAGCGCGGGCTGTTGCTGGCTCCCATGGAGGATGTGACCGACCTGCCGTTCCGGCTCATCTGCAAGGAGATGGGCGCGGACCTGATGTACACGGAGTTCGTGAATTCCGATGGCCTCGTGCGCGGGAATGAGAAGACCCGGAAGAAGATGGCGTTCCTGGAGCAGGAGCGCCCGATCGGGATCCAGATCTACGGCGGCAACATCGATGCGATGGAGGGCGCGGCGCGTGCAGCCGAGAGTTTCAACCCCGATCTCATCGATATCAATGCCGGATGCTGGGTGCGTGATGTTGCGCTGCGCGGTGCAGGAGCAGGGTTGCTGCGCGATCTGCCACGCCTGGAGCAACTCGTCAACACCGTCGTGAAGGCCGTGCGTACACCGGTGACCCTCAAGACGCGCCTTGGATGGGATGCGCAATCCATCCGGATCGTCGACGTGGCGAAGATGTGCGAACAGTCGGGTATCGCTGCCCTTACCGTGCACTGCCGCACACGCGACCAGGGGCACAAGGGAGGCGTTGACTATTCCTGGATCCCGCGTATCAAGGAAGCGGTGTCCATTCCGGTGATCCTCAACGGGGACGTGGTCACGCCGGAGGACGTGCAGAATGCCTTCACCTCGACCGGTTGCGATGCCGTGATGATCGGCCGTGGTGCCATCAACAATCCCTGGATCTTCCGCCAGGCGAAGCACTTCATGGCCACGGGCACGCTGCTGCCGGAGCCGACGCTGGAAGAGCGTGTGGACCTCCTCAAGAAGCACCTGCACCTTGCCGTCGAGCACAAGGGTGAGCGCACCGGTGTGATCGAACTCCGGAAGCACTACTCCGGCTTCCTGCGCGGGCTTCCGCACGTGTCGAAGATCCGCACGGAGCTCATGCAATTCACCGAGGCCGAACCGATCCTGCAGCATTTGACCGCATTCCTGGAGTATTACTCGCCCGGAGCTCCCGCCGGCCCTGCTTGA
- a CDS encoding S46 family peptidase, producing the protein MVVQRSVRLLLAAVVGVLCVSYAMADEGMWTFDNPPRKQLKELYGFEPTKEWLDHVRLSSVRFNDGGSGAFVSADGLVITNHHVARGQLQKMSSQQKNYVADGFYARTHAEELKSSDLELNVLVGMQDVTARVIAAMKPGMSTKEAVAARKAVMAAISKESKEKTGLRADVVSLYQGGEYWLYTYKQYTDVRLVMAPEEKIAFYGGDADNFTFPRYDLDMAFFRVYENDTPVKVEHFFRWNAAGAADGELVFVSGHPGSTNRLQTYAQTEYQRDVAYPMTLKTLKRRLAVLNAYAVRGAEQARQARGSIFGLENSLKAMTGEFGGLNDRETMAKKAAEEKDFRDRIMANPTWQAQYAWAWDSIGVALERQRAQANTRSFRSVRSRLLSFATTLVQYVEEIKKPNGERLAPYQDANLEGTRFRLFSPAPVYLDLDEEQCIDGLRESLEALGADEPFMKAVLRGKTPEALAKELVRGSKLADPAVRRQMLEGGEKAVRASEDPAIVLARIIEPMNRETRSWEEKNISGLLTRASEKIGEARFVVYGKTAYPDATFTLRLSYGTVKGYPMNGTVAPAKTTLFGLYDRAYSFDLKGAFDLPQRYLDRIGSLDLKTPVNFVSTCDIIGGNSGSPVINAKGEYVGLIFDGNIESLPGRFLYAEKANRAVSVHSAYIIHSLRKLYDAAPLADELEGK; encoded by the coding sequence ATGGTTGTGCAACGTTCTGTGCGGCTGCTTCTTGCAGCCGTCGTTGGAGTACTATGTGTTTCATATGCGATGGCGGACGAAGGGATGTGGACATTCGACAATCCGCCCCGCAAGCAGTTGAAGGAACTCTACGGTTTCGAACCGACGAAGGAATGGCTGGACCACGTCCGGCTGTCCAGCGTCCGTTTCAATGACGGCGGCTCCGGCGCGTTCGTGAGTGCTGATGGCCTTGTCATCACCAATCACCATGTCGCCCGCGGGCAACTGCAGAAGATGTCGTCGCAGCAGAAGAACTATGTCGCCGATGGCTTCTATGCCCGTACCCACGCCGAAGAACTCAAGTCGTCCGACCTGGAACTCAACGTGCTGGTGGGCATGCAGGACGTCACCGCCCGCGTGATCGCGGCGATGAAGCCCGGCATGTCGACGAAAGAAGCGGTCGCTGCCCGCAAGGCGGTGATGGCGGCGATCAGCAAGGAAAGCAAAGAGAAGACCGGCCTCCGCGCCGACGTCGTGAGCCTGTATCAGGGCGGTGAATACTGGCTCTATACCTACAAGCAGTACACCGATGTCCGCCTGGTGATGGCGCCGGAAGAGAAGATCGCGTTCTACGGCGGCGATGCGGATAATTTCACGTTTCCGCGCTACGACCTGGACATGGCCTTCTTCCGTGTGTACGAGAACGACACACCGGTGAAGGTCGAGCATTTCTTCCGCTGGAATGCCGCAGGTGCGGCGGATGGTGAACTCGTGTTCGTGTCGGGACATCCCGGATCCACGAACCGCCTGCAGACGTACGCACAGACGGAATACCAGCGCGACGTCGCGTATCCGATGACGTTGAAGACGCTCAAACGTCGCCTCGCGGTGCTCAACGCCTATGCTGTGCGCGGTGCCGAACAGGCACGCCAGGCCCGCGGATCCATCTTCGGGCTGGAGAATTCGTTGAAGGCGATGACCGGCGAGTTCGGCGGGCTGAACGACCGGGAAACGATGGCAAAGAAAGCGGCCGAGGAGAAGGACTTCCGTGACCGTATCATGGCGAATCCCACATGGCAGGCGCAGTATGCCTGGGCATGGGATTCCATCGGTGTGGCGCTCGAACGCCAGCGGGCACAGGCAAACACACGGTCCTTCCGTTCGGTGCGCAGCCGGCTCCTGAGCTTTGCGACGACGCTCGTGCAGTATGTGGAAGAGATCAAGAAGCCGAATGGCGAACGCCTCGCGCCGTACCAGGATGCGAATCTCGAAGGGACCAGATTCCGGCTCTTCTCTCCGGCCCCGGTGTATCTGGATCTCGATGAGGAACAGTGCATCGACGGGCTCCGCGAGTCGCTTGAAGCGCTGGGCGCGGATGAACCGTTCATGAAGGCCGTGCTGCGCGGAAAGACACCCGAAGCCCTTGCAAAGGAACTCGTGCGGGGTTCGAAACTCGCCGATCCCGCTGTGCGCCGTCAGATGCTCGAAGGTGGGGAGAAAGCGGTCAGGGCGTCGGAAGATCCCGCGATCGTGCTTGCCCGTATCATCGAACCGATGAACCGGGAGACCCGGAGCTGGGAAGAGAAGAACATCTCCGGACTGCTTACCAGGGCGAGCGAGAAGATCGGTGAAGCACGTTTTGTGGTGTACGGTAAGACCGCATATCCCGACGCCACGTTCACGCTGCGCCTGTCGTATGGTACGGTGAAGGGGTATCCGATGAACGGTACCGTGGCGCCGGCGAAGACCACGCTGTTCGGCCTCTACGACCGCGCCTACAGCTTTGACTTGAAGGGGGCCTTCGATCTGCCGCAGCGGTATCTGGACCGCATCGGCTCGTTGGACCTGAAGACACCGGTGAACTTCGTGAGCACGTGCGATATCATCGGCGGCAATTCCGGATCACCGGTGATCAACGCGAAGGGTGAATATGTCGGCCTGATCTTCGATGGCAACATCGAGAGCCTGCCCGGGCGCTTCCTCTACGCTGAGAAGGCGAACCGCGCGGTCTCCGTCCATTCGGCGTACATCATCCATTCGCTGCGGAAGCTGTATGATGCCGCGCCGCTGGCGGACGAGCTGGAAGGCAAGTAG
- a CDS encoding M28 family peptidase, translated as MFRVLRIQIVALALSLCTVSAFAGDPIREAILGSAYSSHEGYAVLQRICDEAGGRLPGSPANERTLLILEQELRKHGVTAHREAFTMPGWERGDDAVTVLTPEPRTLRAIALGYVDAHPAFEAPLTWAAHGRDGECGGIRGSVALVTSEAPKEGESPLRYEIIARAAAAGARAVLFINDKPGGLLLAGVSNFLGAPSALPAYSITYEEGQRLRRLLSGNRSVTVRIATASRCKTVATANLVATFPGKRKARIVVGGHVDGWDIGQGAVDNGVGSAAVYEIARLLARFSPSNEYTVDCVWFNGEELGIWGAGAYVKAHAQDSIVAMVNLDMPGRPTGINVMGHDALLPFARTFLGGLQGYAFTDSVISVPWTNSDHQWFLLEGIPSFTFMGHLEKESVFHYHDMGDTFDKVDRRALVDASAVAALLVRELANGTALPLRRKSLEERLENFRKSGMEQRLKRQGQWPF; from the coding sequence ATGTTCCGTGTGCTCCGCATCCAGATCGTTGCTCTTGCGCTTTCCTTGTGCACCGTGTCCGCCTTTGCTGGCGACCCGATCCGGGAGGCGATCCTCGGCTCGGCGTATAGTTCCCACGAAGGATACGCGGTCCTGCAGCGGATCTGTGATGAGGCCGGCGGACGGCTGCCGGGCTCGCCGGCCAACGAGCGGACCCTCCTGATCCTTGAACAGGAGCTGCGGAAGCATGGCGTGACGGCGCATCGTGAGGCATTTACGATGCCGGGGTGGGAACGCGGGGACGATGCCGTTACGGTTCTCACACCCGAACCGCGCACGCTGCGCGCTATCGCGCTCGGATATGTCGATGCCCATCCGGCATTCGAAGCCCCGCTCACCTGGGCCGCACACGGGCGTGACGGAGAATGTGGTGGGATCCGCGGGTCGGTCGCTCTCGTAACATCGGAAGCGCCGAAGGAGGGAGAATCGCCTCTGCGCTATGAGATCATCGCTCGTGCCGCCGCGGCCGGGGCGCGGGCGGTCCTGTTCATCAACGACAAACCAGGCGGGCTCCTCCTGGCGGGCGTCAGCAACTTCCTTGGCGCACCGTCGGCTCTTCCTGCGTATAGCATCACCTACGAAGAAGGCCAGCGTCTCCGCCGGCTCCTCTCCGGCAACCGATCGGTCACGGTCCGCATTGCCACCGCCTCACGGTGCAAGACGGTTGCCACCGCGAATCTTGTGGCAACGTTCCCCGGCAAGCGCAAGGCGCGGATCGTCGTGGGCGGGCATGTCGACGGCTGGGACATTGGACAGGGGGCGGTGGACAATGGGGTCGGCTCGGCGGCGGTGTACGAGATCGCGCGTCTCCTCGCGCGCTTCTCCCCTTCCAATGAGTATACGGTGGATTGCGTGTGGTTCAACGGCGAGGAACTCGGCATCTGGGGTGCGGGCGCCTACGTGAAAGCCCACGCGCAGGATAGCATCGTCGCGATGGTGAACCTGGACATGCCCGGCCGGCCCACAGGGATCAACGTCATGGGTCACGATGCCCTGCTCCCCTTCGCGCGCACGTTCCTTGGCGGACTCCAGGGGTATGCATTCACCGACAGCGTGATCAGCGTGCCGTGGACCAACAGCGACCACCAGTGGTTTCTGCTCGAGGGTATTCCGAGTTTCACGTTCATGGGACATCTCGAGAAAGAATCGGTCTTCCACTATCACGACATGGGGGACACCTTCGACAAGGTCGATCGCAGGGCGTTGGTCGATGCGAGCGCAGTGGCGGCGCTCCTCGTGCGGGAACTCGCGAACGGGACCGCGCTCCCGCTGCGCAGAAAATCTCTTGAGGAGCGCCTGGAGAATTTCAGGAAGTCGGGGATGGAGCAGCGGTTGAAGCGGCAGGGACAGTGGCCCTTCTGA
- the xdhA gene encoding xanthine dehydrogenase small subunit, translating to MRDTIQFLLNGEPARIELGPGSPWRPTTTVLHYLRAHPEYRGVKEGCAEGDCGACTVVLADEGPDGSLQYRAVDSCLLFLPTLDRKNLITIEGLRATDGALHPVQDAIVRHSGSQCGFCTPGIVMSLFALYHTAGAIDRPAVLDALAGNLCRCTGYRPVVDAAFDSCSNPGPDHFSAAGAGVLARLRAIPADDILIEADGYAYCRPATLAFALRYRSVQPDAVMINGATDVALRVTKRHEHLASVLDLSGIAELRSLRVSAAAIDAGAGVTIEELRRAAIGRIPALADMLSVFGSRQIRNVATLGGNLGTGSPIGDTLPVLLALGATVTVTGPRGERVVAIDDFFTGYRTTACGPDEFIVAIHIPVPPAGTDVRAFKVSRRKELDISTVSAAMRLRTAGDGRVDEIVLAYGGMAATPKRASATEEFLSGKPWSRATVEAAMATLATDFSPLTDVRGSAHYRMLVARNLLLKFWNASQAKGGATS from the coding sequence ATGCGCGACACAATCCAATTCTTGTTGAACGGCGAACCCGCGCGGATCGAACTCGGCCCGGGCTCGCCCTGGCGGCCGACAACGACGGTCCTGCACTATCTCCGGGCCCATCCGGAGTACCGTGGCGTGAAAGAAGGGTGCGCGGAGGGCGATTGTGGTGCGTGTACCGTGGTACTGGCTGACGAAGGCCCCGACGGTTCGCTGCAGTACCGGGCTGTGGACTCCTGCCTCCTGTTCCTTCCAACGCTCGACCGGAAGAACCTGATCACGATCGAAGGATTGCGTGCAACGGATGGCGCCCTGCACCCTGTGCAGGATGCGATCGTGCGGCACTCCGGCAGCCAATGTGGGTTCTGTACGCCCGGCATCGTGATGTCCCTGTTCGCTCTCTATCATACAGCAGGAGCCATAGACCGTCCCGCGGTCCTTGATGCACTTGCCGGAAACCTCTGCCGGTGCACGGGCTACAGGCCGGTGGTCGATGCCGCATTTGACTCCTGCTCGAACCCCGGGCCGGACCATTTCAGTGCCGCCGGGGCCGGGGTCCTCGCCAGGCTGCGCGCGATCCCTGCTGACGACATTCTTATAGAGGCCGACGGGTATGCGTATTGCCGCCCGGCGACGCTTGCATTCGCCCTCCGGTACAGGAGCGTTCAACCCGATGCCGTGATGATCAATGGGGCCACGGATGTCGCCCTGCGCGTGACCAAGCGCCACGAACACCTGGCATCCGTCCTCGATCTGTCAGGCATTGCAGAACTCCGGTCGCTTCGCGTGTCCGCGGCGGCCATCGACGCAGGCGCCGGCGTGACGATCGAAGAACTCCGGCGCGCGGCGATCGGCAGGATCCCGGCACTGGCTGATATGCTGTCGGTGTTCGGGTCGCGCCAGATCCGGAATGTGGCGACGCTGGGTGGCAATCTCGGGACCGGTTCGCCGATCGGCGACACCCTGCCCGTCCTGCTGGCGCTCGGCGCCACGGTGACGGTGACGGGGCCCCGCGGAGAGCGTGTGGTCGCCATCGATGACTTCTTCACCGGCTACCGGACCACGGCCTGCGGGCCCGACGAGTTCATCGTTGCCATTCACATCCCGGTTCCCCCGGCGGGAACGGATGTGCGTGCGTTCAAGGTGTCGCGCAGGAAGGAACTCGACATCTCCACCGTAAGTGCGGCGATGCGGCTCCGGACCGCCGGCGATGGGCGTGTCGATGAGATCGTGCTGGCGTACGGCGGAATGGCTGCAACACCGAAACGCGCATCGGCGACCGAGGAATTCCTTTCGGGGAAACCCTGGTCACGTGCGACGGTGGAGGCGGCGATGGCAACTCTTGCAACGGATTTCTCGCCGCTCACGGATGTGCGGGGCTCGGCGCACTACCGGATGCTTGTCGCGCGCAACCTGCTCTTGAAATTCTGGAACGCTTCGCAAGCGAAGGGGGGTGCAACGTCATGA
- the xdhB gene encoding xanthine dehydrogenase molybdopterin binding subunit, giving the protein MSTHLLHESAVGHVTGEAQYIDDLPHPERLLVGRVVCSPHAHARIASFDLTAARAIPGVHAVLSARDIPGENQVGPVVHDEVLLATEEVTFAGQAVFLIAAETEEECRAAARAIRVEYRELDAILDLPAAMAAGALMGPPRRILRGDPAAAIRSAAHRITGELETGAQEHWYLETQAALCIPAEDRRMNVFSSTQHPSETQTLVAEVLGWPRNAVEVEVRRLGGGFGGKETQANHTACWAAVLAHATGRPVKIRLFRDDDMIMTGKRHRFLSRYEAGFDAEGVVQGVAIELNSDGGATTDLSFAILERAMLHADNCYFSPAFSVTGSVWKTNLPSNTAFRGFGGPQGMAVMETIIDRIARTLGRDAAEIRRKNFYRAAPADTTHYGQVVEDDRLAVIFDRILVSSAYTQRREAAAAFNAGSEFVKRGIALTPVKFGISFTTTFLNQAGALVHIYTDGTVLVSHGGVEMGQGLSTKIRGIAAAELGIDPEYVRVGATNTAKVPNTSATAASSGADLNGMAVKNAIDAIKVRMTAALAEKLSGTAGAGPSMPADLEFAHGHITDTRHPGRTISFRDAVRWLYLQRVSLSATGFFSTPGIGWDREAGRGKPFLYYAFGMAVSEVSVDVLTGAHTVERVDILHDAGASLNPAIDRGQVEGGFVQGLGWCTTEEILWDARGTLMTHSPDTYKIPTAGDVPEDLRVALLEGVPNPRAIRNSKAVGEPPFMLALSVWLAIKDALSSITGHRIEPQFSLPATRERIVLEADRLRRLA; this is encoded by the coding sequence ATGAGCACGCATCTCCTCCATGAGAGCGCTGTGGGGCATGTGACCGGGGAAGCGCAGTACATCGACGACCTCCCGCATCCGGAACGGCTGCTCGTTGGCCGCGTCGTGTGCAGTCCGCATGCCCATGCCCGTATTGCCTCCTTCGATCTCACTGCAGCCCGTGCCATTCCGGGGGTCCATGCGGTCCTCTCCGCACGGGACATCCCCGGCGAGAATCAGGTCGGCCCGGTCGTGCATGATGAGGTGCTCCTTGCAACGGAGGAAGTGACCTTTGCCGGGCAGGCGGTCTTCCTTATCGCCGCGGAAACGGAAGAGGAGTGCCGGGCTGCCGCGCGCGCGATCCGTGTCGAGTACCGAGAACTGGATGCGATCCTGGACCTGCCTGCCGCGATGGCGGCAGGAGCATTGATGGGTCCGCCGCGGAGGATCCTGCGTGGCGATCCGGCCGCTGCGATCCGGAGCGCAGCACACCGCATCACCGGCGAGCTGGAGACCGGAGCGCAGGAGCACTGGTACCTTGAAACGCAGGCGGCGCTCTGCATTCCCGCGGAAGACCGCCGCATGAACGTCTTCAGCTCCACGCAGCATCCCTCCGAGACCCAGACACTGGTCGCTGAAGTGCTCGGCTGGCCGCGCAATGCGGTGGAGGTGGAGGTGCGCCGGCTCGGCGGTGGTTTCGGCGGTAAAGAGACGCAGGCGAATCATACGGCATGCTGGGCGGCGGTACTCGCGCATGCGACCGGACGGCCGGTGAAGATCCGGCTGTTCCGCGACGATGACATGATCATGACCGGCAAGCGCCACCGGTTCCTTTCGCGCTACGAAGCAGGGTTCGATGCGGAAGGCGTGGTGCAGGGCGTTGCCATCGAGCTGAACAGCGATGGCGGAGCCACGACGGACCTTTCGTTCGCGATCCTCGAACGGGCGATGCTCCACGCGGACAACTGCTACTTCTCGCCCGCGTTCAGCGTCACGGGTTCCGTATGGAAGACGAACCTCCCATCGAATACCGCCTTCCGCGGTTTCGGGGGGCCGCAGGGGATGGCGGTGATGGAAACCATCATCGACAGGATCGCGCGTACACTCGGGCGCGATGCGGCGGAGATCCGCAGGAAGAACTTCTACAGAGCGGCACCGGCCGATACGACCCACTACGGGCAGGTGGTCGAAGATGACCGGCTTGCGGTGATCTTTGACCGGATCCTCGTTTCATCGGCGTATACGCAACGCCGCGAGGCTGCGGCCGCGTTCAATGCAGGAAGTGAATTCGTCAAACGCGGGATCGCACTCACCCCGGTGAAGTTCGGCATCTCCTTTACGACCACCTTCCTCAACCAGGCAGGTGCGTTGGTGCACATCTATACGGATGGCACGGTGCTGGTGAGCCATGGCGGCGTGGAGATGGGGCAGGGGTTGTCCACGAAGATCCGCGGTATCGCGGCCGCGGAACTCGGGATCGATCCTGAATACGTCCGCGTGGGTGCTACGAACACCGCGAAGGTCCCCAATACCTCTGCGACGGCAGCGTCGTCGGGTGCCGATCTGAACGGTATGGCCGTGAAGAATGCGATCGATGCGATCAAGGTGCGGATGACCGCAGCGCTTGCGGAAAAACTCTCCGGAACCGCGGGAGCGGGCCCGTCCATGCCGGCGGATCTGGAATTCGCCCATGGGCACATCACGGACACCCGGCATCCCGGCCGCACGATCTCGTTTCGGGATGCGGTTCGCTGGCTCTACCTCCAGCGTGTCAGTCTGAGTGCTACCGGATTCTTCAGCACACCGGGCATCGGTTGGGACCGTGAGGCCGGACGGGGGAAGCCGTTCCTGTACTATGCCTTCGGCATGGCGGTCAGTGAAGTGAGCGTCGATGTGCTCACGGGAGCACACACGGTCGAGCGGGTGGACATCCTCCATGACGCCGGGGCGTCGCTCAATCCGGCCATTGACCGCGGTCAGGTGGAAGGCGGGTTCGTGCAGGGGCTGGGGTGGTGCACCACGGAGGAGATCCTCTGGGATGCCCGTGGCACGCTCATGACGCATTCACCCGATACGTACAAGATCCCGACGGCGGGGGACGTTCCGGAGGATCTCCGTGTTGCATTGCTGGAGGGGGTTCCGAATCCCCGGGCCATCCGGAACAGCAAGGCGGTCGGTGAGCCGCCGTTCATGCTCGCCCTGTCCGTGTGGCTGGCCATCAAGGATGCACTGTCCTCGATCACCGGGCACAGGATCGAACCACAGTTTTCGCTTCCCGCCACGCGCGAGCGTATCGTGCTCGAGGCGGATCGTCTGCGCCGGCTGGCATGA